In the genome of bacterium, one region contains:
- a CDS encoding glycosyltransferase family 39 protein, protein MVAILIFLWIILLTYFLGERLLRLFQIQPSSFPLKFAFTIGLGFALFAYLMLFLGLMSCLYPWLIALILIALTVIVFYTKRRSSSEIVRNRTPFWFFQSFVAKSMLLIVMVVIALVNILGALTPEVRHDSLQYHQTIPHYFLLEHRIAEVPYTIYYTYALNAEMIYTLAQALTGGDSMLPKLLHCFAAILTAIAVYGLAKRYSDTALIPLLSAAIFYTLPQVAWMSSSAFNENWWMLFGILAIIAWLEWYNSNRKEWLILSALFCGFGIGTKLIAVLFYPLLLGFASVVVLLREKRNKFWIVYFVFWMVLPIAPWLIRNYLYTNNPIYPLLSGYFNSPYPYDIAGQNFATIRSLPPMRFSAILERIRDTFIAININGNGILTAFFIVCVPLLLMKQIPKQIKWLTGYGLVAWLMYAVVEGGTDGRFIYPSYPILAITIGYALSLAIDKIASMQPSSLLFRPTCIVFILCVIMLGTYIHLKIAFVQDFKESWLPVLGKQHREHYLSDRIKIYPMLAYINQTLPHDAKVLLPSGYAALYCNRRYLAHSEFDISPLHDLIMRYNSADRIYSQLRAWSITHLVFQISPTRNSVISELLAKYSTKLNEINGFEIYLLQ, encoded by the coding sequence ATGGTAGCGATTCTTATTTTTCTCTGGATAATACTTCTCACGTATTTTCTAGGTGAACGGCTCCTACGGTTATTCCAAATTCAGCCGAGTTCGTTTCCACTCAAATTTGCGTTCACTATCGGTTTAGGATTCGCACTCTTTGCATACCTGATGTTGTTCCTCGGTTTGATGTCCTGCCTTTACCCTTGGCTAATTGCTTTAATACTGATTGCGTTAACCGTTATTGTATTTTATACCAAACGCAGATCGAGTAGCGAAATCGTCCGAAATCGAACTCCGTTTTGGTTCTTCCAATCGTTCGTCGCTAAATCCATGCTCTTAATAGTTATGGTAGTTATAGCGCTCGTTAATATCCTTGGCGCGTTAACTCCGGAAGTTAGACACGATTCGCTGCAATATCATCAGACAATCCCGCATTATTTTCTGCTAGAACATCGGATAGCCGAAGTGCCATATACCATCTATTATACCTATGCGTTAAACGCAGAAATGATTTATACTCTTGCTCAAGCGTTAACCGGTGGCGATAGTATGCTTCCGAAACTATTGCATTGTTTCGCTGCGATATTAACCGCAATTGCCGTGTATGGTTTAGCGAAACGGTATTCCGATACTGCGCTGATTCCGTTATTATCCGCCGCGATTTTTTATACCCTCCCGCAAGTTGCGTGGATGAGCAGTTCCGCGTTTAATGAAAATTGGTGGATGTTATTTGGCATTCTTGCGATTATTGCATGGTTAGAATGGTATAACTCGAATCGGAAAGAATGGCTGATTCTATCAGCGTTATTCTGCGGATTCGGTATTGGAACCAAACTGATTGCCGTGCTCTTCTACCCACTGCTACTCGGATTCGCTAGTGTAGTAGTTCTCCTTCGAGAAAAACGCAATAAATTTTGGATTGTGTATTTTGTATTTTGGATGGTGTTACCGATAGCTCCTTGGCTAATTCGAAATTATCTTTATACCAATAATCCGATATATCCTTTATTATCAGGATATTTTAACAGTCCGTATCCGTATGATATTGCGGGACAGAATTTCGCTACAATTCGGTCGCTACCGCCGATGCGTTTTTCTGCTATCCTCGAGCGGATAAGAGATACGTTTATAGCGATTAATATCAATGGAAATGGCATACTAACCGCATTTTTTATCGTCTGCGTCCCGCTGTTGCTGATGAAACAGATACCGAAACAAATCAAATGGTTAACCGGTTATGGTTTAGTCGCTTGGCTAATGTATGCAGTGGTTGAAGGCGGAACCGATGGCAGGTTTATCTATCCGAGTTATCCGATACTCGCGATCACGATTGGATATGCGTTATCTTTAGCAATCGATAAAATTGCTAGCATGCAGCCAAGTTCGTTATTATTCCGGCCAACATGTATCGTTTTTATCCTCTGCGTGATTATGCTAGGAACATATATCCATCTGAAGATTGCATTCGTACAGGATTTCAAAGAATCTTGGTTACCGGTTTTGGGTAAACAGCATCGGGAACACTATTTAAGCGACCGAATCAAGATTTATCCGATGTTAGCATATATCAATCAAACTTTACCGCACGATGCGAAAGTTTTGCTTCCCAGCGGATATGCTGCGCTCTATTGCAATCGGCGATATCTCGCGCATAGCGAATTCGATATTTCGCCGCTGCATGATTTAATTATGCGCTATAATTCAGCTGACCGAATTTATAGCCAGTTGCGTGCTTGGTCAATAACGCATCTAGTTTTTCAGATTAGCCCAACCCGGAATTCGGTAATAAGTGAACTCCTTGCGAAATATAGTACGAAATTGAACGAAATTAACGGATTTGAAATATATTTGTTGCAATAG
- a CDS encoding YfhO family protein has protein sequence MRKDLIGLVLILFSAILINYQLFIGNIPFDFDNLAFYHPLFSLAKHSPSILWDPYQFSGFPTFAEPQFAMFYPLRWLFNLVNVFTAMPIFYIIHYVLGLVFMYLFLRSLPLGRTAATGGTFCYIHGSYFQAKMLMSGTLFFSMAWIPLFMLFAIRAITGNMHILTDSEQTPNNKTVASYRSPHLRNAIYAGLVLGIIAVIGSPHHMFYPVLAMVISVLFSIGSTKYRETNTKFPKWYSILYPFFLITITVLIGVGIGAIQLIPGNELFTRSIRANLTFSQVVETPLKSQWILASFLGGTQTPEFLDASAYFGVAGLMLIFFAFTKRNIDTRYLWFWLTTAILAILIARGQYAPFYHIFYHLPFLKSLSFPCRSLVLLALAGAVLTAYGIETVMQVQIRYPKSGIRNFQLLTSYFLLLISIIVLVYFYFRFGTLLIQTLLNTKWADPLLYRWANLCLFTLLTSFTVILFWKNHIGLRTFQILILIILFADLYQFTPRIQKRFINAKEYLSPPAAVQFLQQQIKAPVRIIGFHSSRLYAIDQNDNRFKEYLAPKLAELYRLQDAHGYDPLMLQKYVTVMQRLAGRSPTEDPQRMATVATCTPRFLNLLNIGYIVGEVNEFSVLRKQIVLASGIETTLSVSVDTPCLELGLISLLDRHLKTPQGTQIGTITITDSKGVNEILPIRAGIETADWRIETTPAAHRMPQPAMTWIGNLAGKEYTLHNFYTRLKFTKPIIPKTITISHLRIPGIIVVQHITLIKQNDENQFTKLADFGDVRIYQNKTVYPRAFLVHKIEVIPDEAKLLEKIAAPTADLRYTAYLQEPIPVRLNSHQLTLKPDTVTITRFSPNRIELESESDHNSFLVLSEIDYPGWQATVDGKPTKIYTTNYILRGLYLESGKHRIVLTFRPKSLFFGAILSLTTLVISLLGIKLTAKT, from the coding sequence ATGAGAAAAGATTTAATCGGTTTAGTATTAATTTTATTTTCTGCTATTCTAATAAACTATCAACTGTTTATTGGCAATATCCCCTTTGATTTCGATAACCTAGCGTTCTACCATCCGCTTTTTTCTTTAGCGAAACATTCGCCAAGTATCCTTTGGGATCCGTATCAATTCAGCGGATTTCCTACTTTTGCGGAACCGCAGTTTGCTATGTTCTATCCATTACGCTGGTTGTTTAATCTGGTGAATGTCTTCACGGCAATGCCAATATTCTATATCATACATTATGTTCTTGGTTTGGTTTTTATGTATCTATTCCTGCGCTCGTTACCCCTAGGTAGAACCGCTGCAACTGGTGGTACGTTCTGTTACATTCACGGTAGTTATTTCCAAGCAAAAATGCTCATGAGTGGAACCTTGTTCTTCTCAATGGCATGGATACCATTGTTTATGTTATTTGCGATACGGGCAATAACTGGGAACATGCATATCCTTACTGATTCGGAGCAAACTCCGAATAATAAAACGGTAGCAAGCTACCGCAGTCCACATTTAAGGAATGCGATTTATGCCGGATTGGTGCTTGGAATCATCGCAGTAATCGGGTCACCGCACCATATGTTTTATCCGGTATTAGCAATGGTTATTTCCGTTCTTTTCTCTATCGGGTCGACTAAGTACCGAGAAACAAATACCAAGTTTCCAAAATGGTATTCAATCCTTTATCCATTCTTCCTTATTACTATAACCGTGTTAATTGGAGTCGGTATTGGAGCAATCCAACTTATCCCTGGGAACGAACTGTTTACGAGAAGCATTCGCGCGAATTTAACCTTTTCGCAAGTGGTCGAAACACCGCTGAAATCGCAGTGGATTCTCGCTTCGTTTCTTGGCGGCACGCAAACCCCAGAATTTTTAGATGCCTCTGCGTATTTCGGTGTTGCCGGATTGATGTTGATATTCTTTGCGTTTACGAAACGGAACATTGATACCCGTTATCTCTGGTTTTGGCTGACGACCGCTATCCTCGCAATACTTATAGCACGAGGACAATATGCACCGTTCTATCATATTTTTTATCATCTGCCATTTTTAAAATCATTGAGTTTTCCTTGCCGAAGTCTTGTCCTGTTAGCATTAGCCGGCGCTGTATTGACTGCATATGGAATCGAAACTGTTATGCAGGTTCAAATCCGATATCCGAAATCCGGAATCCGAAATTTCCAACTTCTTACTTCTTACTTCTTACTTCTAATTTCCATTATCGTTCTCGTGTATTTCTATTTCCGATTTGGCACTCTCCTGATCCAGACTTTACTGAATACCAAATGGGCTGACCCGCTGCTCTATCGCTGGGCAAATCTTTGTCTATTTACTTTATTAACTTCTTTTACGGTCATATTATTCTGGAAAAACCACATTGGGTTAAGAACATTTCAAATATTAATCCTCATTATTCTGTTTGCGGATTTATACCAATTCACTCCGCGTATCCAGAAACGGTTTATTAATGCTAAAGAATATTTATCTCCACCAGCTGCGGTGCAGTTTCTTCAACAGCAAATTAAAGCGCCAGTTCGAATTATCGGATTCCATTCTTCGCGCTTATATGCGATTGACCAGAATGATAATCGGTTTAAAGAATATCTCGCGCCGAAACTCGCGGAGTTATATCGCTTGCAGGATGCACATGGTTACGACCCGCTCATGCTCCAGAAGTATGTTACGGTTATGCAGCGACTCGCTGGTCGTTCACCAACGGAAGATCCCCAACGGATGGCAACAGTAGCAACCTGCACGCCACGATTTCTCAATTTGCTGAATATCGGTTATATTGTTGGAGAAGTAAATGAATTCAGCGTTCTTCGAAAACAAATTGTTCTCGCATCAGGTATTGAAACAACTCTATCGGTTTCGGTCGATACCCCATGTCTCGAATTAGGGTTAATCTCATTACTTGACCGGCATCTCAAGACGCCGCAGGGAACCCAAATCGGAACGATAACCATTACTGATTCGAAAGGAGTTAATGAAATCCTCCCAATACGAGCGGGAATCGAAACCGCTGACTGGCGGATAGAAACCACACCAGCCGCACATCGAATGCCACAACCCGCAATGACGTGGATTGGAAATCTTGCAGGAAAAGAATATACGCTCCATAATTTCTATACCCGATTAAAATTTACAAAACCGATTATTCCGAAAACAATTACCATATCACATTTACGAATTCCCGGAATTATAGTTGTTCAACATATAACGTTAATTAAACAGAATGACGAAAATCAGTTTACGAAACTTGCAGATTTCGGCGATGTAAGGATATATCAAAATAAGACGGTTTATCCGCGCGCATTTCTCGTTCATAAAATAGAAGTTATTCCAGACGAAGCAAAGCTCCTTGAGAAAATAGCAGCACCAACTGCTGATTTAAGATACACCGCCTATCTACAAGAACCGATTCCAGTTAGATTAAATTCGCATCAGCTAACACTTAAACCGGATACTGTTACGATAACGCGATTTTCTCCTAATCGAATAGAATTAGAAAGTGAAAGTGACCATAATAGTTTTTTGGTGTTAAGCGAAATCGATTATCCCGGTTGGCAGGCAACGGTTGATGGGAAACCGACTAAAATTTATACGACAAATTATATTCTGCGTGGCCTTTATTTGGAATCGGGAAAACATAGAATTGTCTTAACCTTTCGTCCTAAATCATTATTTTTCGGTGCTATTCTTTCCCTTACCACACTGGTCATATCGCTTCTCGGAATTAAATTAACTGCTAAAACTTGA
- the aspS gene encoding aspartate--tRNA ligase, with amino-acid sequence MAFWQRTKYCGTVSKKDIGREIVLNGWVQRTRDHGGLLFVDVRDRSGLIQVVFNPSENAAIHELARSLRSEYVVAIKGNVAPRPAGTENPNLSTGEIEIHATGVQILNKAETPPFPIEDDIDVSEDIRLKYRYLDLRRPRLQRNFILRHQVCKLIRDYLSEQGFLEIETPMLTKSTPEGARDYLVPARLSPGFFFALPQSPQLFKQILMVSGYDRYFQIVRCFRDEDLRADRQPEFTQLDIEMSFITPDNLFNVLEPLLAKIMKLGLGIDIPTPFPRMTYTEAMLRFGSDKPDTRFGLEIVDITEEVRHVEFSVFAKTVELGGVVRGLCAPGCSGFSRNQLDQLTNFAKQFGAKGLVWLKVTETTVDSPVAKYLKPEIVEQLKIKFGAKPGDLLLLVADKPQIAAEVLGRLRLKLADDLNLKPKDTYQFLWITDFPLLEWSEEEKKWNAMHHPFTSPMEEDIPLLSTDPGKVRAKAYDLVLNGTEIGGGSIRIHSADVQSKMFEILGITKEEAQIKFGFLLEAFQYGAPPHGGIAFGLDRIMMIITGSNTIRDVIAFPKTQKATCLMTNAPSPVSKKQLDELHLKLIKPEISSKSGIR; translated from the coding sequence ATGGCTTTTTGGCAAAGAACTAAATATTGCGGTACCGTATCGAAGAAAGATATCGGTCGAGAAATCGTCTTAAATGGTTGGGTACAACGGACTCGCGACCATGGTGGATTATTGTTTGTTGATGTTCGCGACCGAAGCGGACTGATTCAGGTAGTATTTAATCCGTCAGAAAACGCAGCTATCCATGAATTAGCGCGTTCATTACGGTCGGAATATGTCGTGGCAATTAAAGGAAATGTAGCCCCACGTCCTGCAGGAACAGAAAATCCGAACTTATCGACTGGAGAAATCGAAATTCATGCAACTGGAGTTCAAATCCTCAATAAAGCTGAAACGCCACCATTTCCTATTGAAGATGATATTGATGTTTCCGAAGATATCCGACTAAAGTATCGCTATCTCGATTTACGGCGACCGAGACTACAGCGGAACTTTATTTTACGGCATCAGGTTTGTAAACTCATTCGAGATTATCTTAGCGAACAAGGGTTTCTTGAAATAGAAACTCCGATGTTGACTAAAAGTACCCCTGAAGGAGCGCGAGATTATCTTGTTCCAGCTCGGTTAAGTCCCGGATTCTTTTTCGCTTTACCGCAATCACCCCAATTGTTTAAACAAATTCTGATGGTATCCGGATATGACCGATATTTTCAGATTGTTCGCTGTTTTCGCGATGAAGATTTACGTGCAGACCGCCAGCCAGAATTTACCCAACTAGATATTGAAATGTCATTTATTACTCCGGATAATTTATTCAATGTTTTGGAACCACTGCTCGCGAAAATTATGAAGCTCGGATTAGGTATCGATATTCCGACTCCATTCCCGCGAATGACGTATACGGAAGCTATGCTTCGGTTCGGTTCGGATAAACCGGATACTCGGTTTGGGTTAGAAATTGTTGATATTACTGAAGAAGTACGTCATGTCGAATTTAGTGTTTTTGCTAAAACGGTTGAACTAGGTGGTGTGGTTCGTGGGTTATGTGCTCCAGGTTGTTCAGGTTTCTCACGGAACCAGCTAGACCAACTAACGAATTTCGCAAAACAATTTGGCGCAAAAGGGCTCGTTTGGTTGAAAGTAACGGAAACCACAGTAGATTCGCCAGTAGCAAAATATCTGAAACCAGAAATAGTCGAACAGTTAAAAATAAAATTCGGCGCTAAACCCGGTGATTTATTACTCTTGGTAGCTGATAAACCACAGATTGCGGCTGAAGTTTTGGGAAGATTACGCTTGAAACTTGCTGATGATTTGAATTTAAAACCGAAAGATACCTATCAATTCCTCTGGATAACCGATTTCCCGCTGCTTGAATGGAGTGAAGAAGAAAAAAAATGGAATGCTATGCATCATCCGTTTACCTCACCAATGGAAGAAGATATTCCATTACTTTCGACCGACCCAGGTAAAGTTAGAGCGAAAGCGTATGATTTGGTGCTGAATGGAACTGAAATCGGTGGTGGTAGTATTCGTATTCATAGTGCGGATGTGCAATCGAAAATGTTTGAAATTCTTGGAATAACTAAAGAAGAAGCACAAATTAAGTTTGGCTTCTTGTTAGAAGCGTTTCAATATGGTGCGCCACCTCATGGGGGAATTGCATTCGGTCTCGACCGTATCATGATGATTATCACAGGCAGCAATACGATTCGCGACGTTATCGCTTTCCCGAAAACGCAAAAAGCCACTTGTCTCATGACGAATGCACCGAGTCCTGTCAGTAAAAAACAACTCGATGAATTGCATTTGAAACTTATCAAACCTGAAATTAGCTCAAAATCGGGAATAAGGTAA
- a CDS encoding NAD-dependent epimerase/dehydratase family protein yields MAKRILVTGGAGFIGSHLVDALVARGYTVRIFDNLDPQVHGSERKPPAYLNPAAELVVGDVRDRVALQKAVEGVSVIFHEAAAVGVGQSMYEIRRYVEVNSLGAANLLDILANERHTVEKLIVASSMSIYGEGKYSCRCCGLVYPKLRPEEQLARQEWEMRCPYCGEVTEAMATDEEKPLFPTSVYAVTKRDHEELCLSFGRAYQLPTVALRYFNVYGPRQALSNPYTGVAAIFSARILNNHPPVIYEDGLQTRDFIHVRDIVQANLLALEKEEANYQVFNVGSGRPQSILHIAEVLLEKLGKKEFLKPEIAYKFRKGDIRHCYADISRIQKSLGFQPQVKFEDGMRELTEWVKHQQATDGFEQAKQQLEQRGLTS; encoded by the coding sequence ATGGCTAAACGGATTTTAGTGACTGGAGGAGCAGGGTTTATCGGGTCGCATTTAGTTGATGCGCTTGTTGCTCGGGGATATACGGTACGGATTTTTGACAATCTGGATCCGCAGGTACATGGTAGTGAACGGAAACCGCCGGCGTATTTAAATCCTGCAGCGGAATTGGTTGTAGGCGATGTTCGCGACCGAGTTGCGTTACAGAAAGCTGTTGAAGGTGTATCGGTGATATTTCATGAGGCAGCGGCGGTTGGGGTAGGTCAGTCGATGTATGAGATTCGGCGGTATGTGGAGGTGAATTCGCTAGGTGCAGCGAATCTGCTCGATATTTTAGCGAATGAGCGGCATACGGTAGAGAAACTGATTGTAGCGTCGTCGATGTCGATTTATGGGGAAGGGAAGTATAGTTGTCGGTGTTGTGGGCTGGTGTATCCGAAACTGCGTCCCGAGGAGCAGTTAGCACGGCAAGAATGGGAGATGCGGTGTCCGTATTGTGGAGAAGTAACCGAAGCCATGGCTACGGATGAGGAAAAGCCGTTATTTCCGACTTCAGTGTATGCAGTGACCAAGCGCGACCATGAAGAATTATGTTTAAGTTTTGGTCGTGCGTATCAGCTTCCGACGGTTGCTTTGCGGTATTTCAACGTATATGGACCGCGGCAGGCGTTAAGTAATCCCTATACGGGGGTAGCGGCGATATTTTCTGCGCGAATTTTAAACAATCACCCGCCGGTGATTTATGAAGATGGTCTCCAGACTCGGGATTTTATCCATGTGCGGGATATTGTCCAGGCTAATCTTTTGGCGTTAGAAAAAGAAGAAGCGAACTATCAGGTATTCAATGTCGGTTCTGGACGGCCGCAGAGTATCCTTCATATTGCGGAAGTATTACTGGAGAAGTTAGGAAAGAAAGAGTTTCTTAAACCGGAAATCGCATATAAGTTTCGGAAAGGAGATATTCGGCATTGTTATGCGGATATCAGCCGAATTCAGAAGTCGTTAGGATTTCAGCCGCAAGTGAAATTTGAAGATGGAATGCGGGAACTCACCGAATGGGTTAAACACCAGCAAGCTACCGATGGATTCGAACAAGCGAAACAACAACTCGAACAACGAGGATTAACTTCATAA
- a CDS encoding DUF507 family protein, giving the protein MLTHPSKTRLSDERIESIANQIIANLIKKKLIAVKNSDKTSIVHKIVQIIAADQKLEEEIESETLRILKTYEQKVAPGTPQWQVVFNQTKERIAKKKGFIL; this is encoded by the coding sequence ATGCTGACTCATCCAAGCAAAACGCGATTAAGCGATGAACGAATTGAAAGTATCGCAAATCAGATTATTGCTAATCTCATTAAAAAAAAGCTTATTGCAGTCAAGAATTCAGATAAAACTAGTATTGTTCATAAAATCGTGCAAATTATCGCAGCCGACCAGAAACTTGAAGAAGAAATTGAATCCGAGACGTTGCGTATATTGAAAACTTACGAACAAAAAGTTGCTCCGGGAACTCCCCAATGGCAAGTTGTTTTTAACCAAACGAAGGAACGGATTGCGAAGAAAAAGGGATTTATTTTATAA
- a CDS encoding DUF507 family protein, producing MRLSEPRIAYLATKITELLKKESQLTLLADATSIESVIKETIVFDLKREDELEQEAIKILNQHKDKLNQEGLDYRTLLTKTKLILAKQKGIIL from the coding sequence ATGCGTTTATCCGAACCAAGAATAGCTTATTTAGCAACTAAAATAACCGAATTATTGAAAAAGGAATCTCAATTGACTCTATTAGCAGATGCAACCTCAATTGAATCAGTAATTAAAGAGACAATTGTGTTCGATTTAAAACGTGAAGATGAACTTGAACAGGAAGCGATTAAAATCCTCAATCAACATAAAGATAAATTAAATCAGGAAGGGTTAGACTATCGAACCTTATTAACTAAAACCAAACTAATCTTAGCTAAACAAAAAGGAATTATTTTATAA
- a CDS encoding glycosyl hydrolase encodes MRFMVSLCLLCISIVLWLAHCQKTNGADIYFDSPFGIHGKTFELGMPKNPPPGLKENITAQYEKLGVKTGSDWNTKIAAFEKELGIRWDRMGIGFMMADDIFSRTDNIVKNANKVGVNVLFTVSYQNRPMPGTAESDRIQQLVERYDGDGVDDMPGLTKPVLYWQIGNEPENRVDATEYLELLKIGYTAVKNASSKCQVLIAGLDIQMNSQPNFLATILESGGANYFDILDIHAFGNAQGDYRQIEQKVTDAQKIMKHYGVNKPIWITETGTASGSYNFPMHPEQQLSQTEKAQAIDLVRRYILSFGLGVKKVFWAWGLIEDYGFMNKIDGYFDHTGLIYNGLGLADEGPWVKKLSYYAYKKMTEKLEGADWSKTSRLTNLPAGVYGVQFTKAGKPIYVVWVDNASQASVTLTLPGLTANKVTITEAIPNYETGKKVTNYATAFVTTSASVQNGKLNLVLKDKPVYIE; translated from the coding sequence ATGCGATTTATGGTAAGTTTATGCTTATTATGTATATCAATTGTATTGTGGCTCGCGCATTGTCAGAAAACTAATGGTGCAGATATTTATTTCGATTCTCCGTTTGGTATCCATGGGAAAACATTCGAACTTGGTATGCCGAAAAATCCACCTCCAGGATTAAAAGAAAATATCACCGCTCAATATGAGAAATTAGGGGTTAAAACTGGGTCGGACTGGAATACAAAAATTGCAGCTTTTGAAAAAGAACTCGGGATTCGCTGGGATCGAATGGGAATCGGATTTATGATGGCAGACGATATTTTCTCCCGCACGGATAATATCGTGAAAAATGCAAATAAAGTTGGTGTAAATGTTTTATTCACGGTGAGCTATCAGAATCGACCGATGCCTGGCACTGCGGAATCCGACCGTATCCAGCAATTGGTCGAACGATATGATGGCGATGGTGTAGATGATATGCCGGGATTAACCAAACCGGTACTGTATTGGCAGATCGGGAATGAACCGGAAAACCGAGTTGACGCTACCGAATATTTAGAATTGCTAAAAATCGGATATACTGCGGTAAAAAATGCGTCGAGTAAATGTCAGGTTCTCATTGCTGGATTGGATATCCAGATGAATTCACAGCCGAATTTCCTAGCAACGATTCTAGAATCAGGTGGTGCTAATTATTTCGATATTCTCGATATCCATGCGTTTGGAAATGCGCAGGGTGATTATCGCCAGATTGAACAGAAGGTGACCGATGCGCAAAAGATAATGAAACACTATGGAGTAAATAAACCGATTTGGATAACCGAAACTGGTACTGCGAGTGGTAGCTATAATTTTCCAATGCATCCGGAACAGCAATTATCTCAAACGGAAAAAGCACAGGCGATAGATTTAGTTCGGCGATATATTTTAAGTTTCGGGCTAGGGGTAAAAAAAGTGTTCTGGGCATGGGGCTTGATTGAGGATTATGGTTTTATGAATAAAATAGACGGATATTTCGACCATACCGGATTAATCTATAACGGATTAGGGTTGGCTGATGAAGGGCCGTGGGTAAAAAAATTAAGTTATTATGCATATAAGAAAATGACTGAAAAACTGGAAGGAGCAGATTGGTCGAAAACCAGCAGATTAACCAATTTACCTGCCGGAGTTTATGGCGTGCAGTTTACCAAAGCGGGAAAACCAATCTATGTTGTTTGGGTAGATAATGCTTCGCAGGCATCGGTAACGTTAACTCTTCCTGGATTGACCGCTAATAAGGTAACTATCACTGAAGCTATCCCGAACTATGAAACCGGAAAAAAAGTCACGAATTATGCAACGGCATTTGTCACCACGTCAGCCTCAGTTCAAAACGGGAAACTGAATTTAGTTTTGAAAGATAAACCTGTTTATATTGAATGA